In the genome of Magnolia sinica isolate HGM2019 chromosome 2, MsV1, whole genome shotgun sequence, one region contains:
- the LOC131236582 gene encoding F-box protein At5g39450 has protein sequence MLSGASLESTDPCGSHLFLSLPDDVLAIISRSLHPRDTCNLSLCCRAFQSLAHSDKIWHVQCSRLQLLPPRELTEWRVAFPSYKSICLFLLRIQPLLGLWVHQNPELGNVVYIMPGFASVVACRVIPQELGPSGIDGSPLLWAPVFEIVALPDGSPAFFLHGRERDSDYFYPGLLRSVESNCNVLLLEVEPRGSSGGKLSHTKSMARHCDSDAEPSRAIGRSNSSLSRSSRMAATAAASASAVVPFSRLAFGDRRKMLELVANQVGLKVPDSLSRSPLFVRSGEEVAKEMVLLLERRSLLVQMYKVGEGRVNWWGMPGLWSDGRQMDSGKTTKKILDRSGTWHSLTVNWDEGAPLQTGKRRSVAGYFKDGLKQMLGRSNSANGNSSMLFLKNGSPSTSERKHAPLQEFLRASDTIGLSLVASKVKLSSYRAWPNMHDNRYALYKLPLQVPGPDHEYAGLWGGSFGWPPGRPTEDKPAKALFFVLISYDETEGQRMLIATKILEGTHYVLHPNGSAMFIVKVDEPSSDPFPWDVDGDSVRVEIKQAYHGEGIANGYGFRYPGSKPGALFVTQNGLLAFVWNETKAVLTLQRLNLQNLLKRGERVPALSAIFNFSYLTKSHSNVFVGSASASHCLPSPRNFH, from the coding sequence ATGTTATCTGGTGCGAGCCTCGAGTCCACAGATCCATGTGGCTCGcacctctttctctccctcccgGACGACGTCCTGGCCATCATCTCCCGCTCCCTCCACCCCCGCGACACATGCAATCTCAGCCTCTGCTGCCGTGCCTTTCAATCCCTGGCCCACTCAGACAAAATCTGGCACGTCCAGTGCTCCCGCCTTCAGCTTCTCCCGCCCCGCGAGCTCACCGAATGGCGTGTCGCGTTCCCCTCGTACAAATCCATATGCCTTTTCCTGCTCCGCATCCAGCCCCTCCTCGGCCTGTGGGTCCACCAAAACCCCGAGCTCGGCAACGTCGTCTACATCATGCCCGGCTTCGCCTCCGTCGTCGCCTGCCGCGTCATCCCTCAGGAGCTGGGTCCATCCGGCATCGACGGCAGTCCCCTTCTGTGGGCCCCAGTCTTCGAGATCGTTGCCCTGCCCGACGGCTCCCCTGCCTTCTTCCTCCACGGCCGTGAGCGCGATTCCGACTACTTCTACCCTGGCTTGCTGAGATCCGTCGAAAGCAACTGCAACGTGCTGCTGCTCGAGGTCGAGCCGCGTGGCAGCAGCGGAGGCAAGCTGTCGCACACGAAGAGCATGGCCCGCCATTGCGATTCGGATGCGGAGCCATCAAGGGCAATCGGACGGTCCAACAGCAGCCTTTCGAGATCAAGCAGGATGGCGGCAACTGCTGCGGCCTCGGCGTCTGCCGTGGTGCCGTTCAGCCGCTTGGCTTTTGGAGACCGGCGGAAGATGCTGGAGCTCGTTGCGAACCAGGTCGGGCTCAAGGTTCCTGATTCTTTGAGTCGCAGCCCGCTGTTTGTGAGATCGGGTGAAGAAGTAGCGAAGGAGATGGTGCTATTGCTGGAGCGGAGATCGTTGCTTGTCCAGATGTACAAGGTTGGAGAGGGGCGTGTTAATTGGTGGGGAATGCCTGGGCTGTGGTCGGATGGGCGCCAGATGGATTCCGGCAAGACAACGAAGAAAATTCTCGACCGTTCAGGGACTTGGCATTCATTGACTGTGAATTGGGATGAGGGAGCCCCTTTGCAGACCGGGAAGAGGAGAAGTGTCGCTGGCTATTTCAAAGACGGTCTGAAACAAATGCTCGGGAGGTCGAATTCAGCAAATGGTAACAGTAGCATGCTGTTTTTGAAGAATGGCTCTCCAAGCACTAGTGAGCGTAAGCATGCTCCCCTGCAGGAATTTCTGAGAGCGAGTGACACGATTGGACTGAGCTTGGTCGCTTCAAAGGTGAAGCTCTCTAGTTATCGAGCATGGCCCAATATGCATGACAATCGCTATGCCCTGTACAAGTTGCCATTACAGGTGCCGGGGCCTGATCATGAATATGCTGGTTTGTGGGGCGGGTCTTTCGGTTGGCCACCTGGACGGCCCACCGAAGACAAGCCAGCAAAGGCCTTGTTCTTCGTTTTGATTTCGTATGATGAGACAGAGGGGCAGCGGATGCTCATTGCAACGAAGATTTTGGAAGGGACCCACTATGTTCTTCATCCCAATGGATCCGCGATGTTTATCGTTAAGGTTGATGAGCCATCATCAGATCCATTCCCATGGGATGTTGATGGAGATTCTGTTCGCGTGGAAATAAAACAAGCTTACCATGGAGAGGGAATTGCAAATGGGTATGGTTTTAGATATCCAGGTTCGAAGCCTGGTGCATTGTTCGTGACTCAAAATGGACTTCTTGCCTTCGTTTGGAATGAAACCAAGGCAGTCTTGACCTTGCAGCGGCTCAACCT